One window from the genome of Oreochromis niloticus isolate F11D_XX linkage group LG20, O_niloticus_UMD_NMBU, whole genome shotgun sequence encodes:
- the mapk14a gene encoding mitogen-activated protein kinase 14A isoform X2 has translation MSRQEKHDFYRDEVNKTIWEVPERYQRLTPVGSGAYGSVCSAIDMETGLKVAVKKLSRPFQSIVHAKRTYRELRLLKHMKHENVIGLLDVFTPATSLKDFTDVYLVTHLMGADLNNIVKCQKLTDDHVQFLIYQILRGLKYIHSAGIIHRDLKPSNLAVNEDCELKILDFGLARHTDDEMTGYVATRWYRAPEIMLNWMHYNMTVDIWSVGCIMAELLTGRALFPGTDHIDQLKLIMLLVGKPGPELLKKISSESARNYISSLPHMPKRSFADVFIGANPLAVDLLERMLVLDTDKRITAAEALAHPYFAQYHDPDDEPEAEPYDQSFESRELQIDEWKRLTFEEVCSFQPPSFDDEDDTE, from the exons ATGTCGCGACAAGAGAAACACGATTTTTATCGAGATGAGGTGAACAAGACTATATGGGAAGTCCCGGAGCGGTACCAGAGACTGACCCCGGTTGGATCCGGCGCCTACGGATCTGTCTG ctccGCCATTGACATGGAGACCGGTTTGAAGGTCGCTGTGAAGAAGCTCTCTCGGCCTTTTCAGTCCATCGTCCACGCCAAAAGAACCTACAGAGAGCTGCGACTGCTTAAACATATGAAACATGAAAAC GTAATTGGCCTCTTAGATGTCTTCACCCCTGCCACCTCTCTGAAGGACTTCACCGACGT GTATCTCGTGACTCATCTAATGGGGGCAGATCTCAACAACATAGTCAAATGTCAAAAGCTCACAGATGACCACGTGCAGTTTCTTATATACCAGATCCTCCGAGGATTAAAG TATATTCACTCAGCAGGCATCATACATCGA GATTTAAAACCAAGTAACCTGGCAGTGAATGAAGACTGTGAGCTGAAG ATTTTGGACTTTGGTCTGGCACGACACACCGACGATGAGATGACCGGCTATGTGGCAACCCGCTGGTACCGTGCCCCAGAGATCATGTTGAACTGGATGCATTACAACATGACAG TGGATATTTGGTCTGTGGGATGTATAATGGCAGAACTTCTCACTGGACGCGCTCTGTTTCCCGGCACTGACC ATATTGATCAGTTGAAGTTAATCATGCTGCTCGTCGGAAAACCAGGTCCAGAGCTCTTGAAGAAAATCTCTTCAGAGAGT GCCAGAAACTACATCAGCTCCTTGCCACACATGCCCAAGAGGAGCTTTGCTGATGTATTTATTGGCGCCAACCCACTCG CTGTGGATCTTCTGGAGAGAATGCTGGTTCTGGATACGGATAAGAGGATAACGGCAGCTGAAGCTCTGGCCCACCCCTACTTCGCTCAATACCACGATCCAGACGACGAGCCTGAAGCCGAGCCTTATGACCAGAGCTTCGAGAGCCGGGAGCTGCAGATCGATGAGTGGAAAC GATTAACCTTTGAGGAGGTGTGCAGCTTCCAGCCACCTAGCTTTGATGATGAGGATGACACAGAGTAA
- the mapk14a gene encoding mitogen-activated protein kinase 14A isoform X1, giving the protein MSRQEKHDFYRDEVNKTIWEVPERYQRLTPVGSGAYGSVCSAIDMETGLKVAVKKLSRPFQSIVHAKRTYRELRLLKHMKHENVIGLLDVFTPATSLKDFTDVYLVTHLMGADLNNIVKCQKLTDDHVQFLIYQILRGLKYIHSAGIIHRDLKPSNLAVNEDCELKILDFGLARHTDDEMTGYVATRWYRAPEIMLNWMHYNMTVDIWSVGCIMAELLTGRALFPGTDHINQLQHILRLTGTPPATLMNRMPSYEARNYISSLPHMPKRSFADVFIGANPLAVDLLERMLVLDTDKRITAAEALAHPYFAQYHDPDDEPEAEPYDQSFESRELQIDEWKRLTFEEVCSFQPPSFDDEDDTE; this is encoded by the exons ATGTCGCGACAAGAGAAACACGATTTTTATCGAGATGAGGTGAACAAGACTATATGGGAAGTCCCGGAGCGGTACCAGAGACTGACCCCGGTTGGATCCGGCGCCTACGGATCTGTCTG ctccGCCATTGACATGGAGACCGGTTTGAAGGTCGCTGTGAAGAAGCTCTCTCGGCCTTTTCAGTCCATCGTCCACGCCAAAAGAACCTACAGAGAGCTGCGACTGCTTAAACATATGAAACATGAAAAC GTAATTGGCCTCTTAGATGTCTTCACCCCTGCCACCTCTCTGAAGGACTTCACCGACGT GTATCTCGTGACTCATCTAATGGGGGCAGATCTCAACAACATAGTCAAATGTCAAAAGCTCACAGATGACCACGTGCAGTTTCTTATATACCAGATCCTCCGAGGATTAAAG TATATTCACTCAGCAGGCATCATACATCGA GATTTAAAACCAAGTAACCTGGCAGTGAATGAAGACTGTGAGCTGAAG ATTTTGGACTTTGGTCTGGCACGACACACCGACGATGAGATGACCGGCTATGTGGCAACCCGCTGGTACCGTGCCCCAGAGATCATGTTGAACTGGATGCATTACAACATGACAG TGGATATTTGGTCTGTGGGATGTATAATGGCAGAACTTCTCACTGGACGCGCTCTGTTTCCCGGCACTGACC ATATAAACCAGCTTCAGCACATACTGCGTCTGACAGGGACGCCCCCAGCAACTCTAATGAACAGGATGCCCAGCTATGAG GCCAGAAACTACATCAGCTCCTTGCCACACATGCCCAAGAGGAGCTTTGCTGATGTATTTATTGGCGCCAACCCACTCG CTGTGGATCTTCTGGAGAGAATGCTGGTTCTGGATACGGATAAGAGGATAACGGCAGCTGAAGCTCTGGCCCACCCCTACTTCGCTCAATACCACGATCCAGACGACGAGCCTGAAGCCGAGCCTTATGACCAGAGCTTCGAGAGCCGGGAGCTGCAGATCGATGAGTGGAAAC GATTAACCTTTGAGGAGGTGTGCAGCTTCCAGCCACCTAGCTTTGATGATGAGGATGACACAGAGTAA
- the srpk1a gene encoding SRSF protein kinase 1a isoform X1 codes for MERKVLALQARKKRVKAKKTNKKQPANPRARQQPQAEASPQEPEEPEEILGSDDEEQEDPNDYCKGGYHHVKVGDLYNGKYHVIRKLGWGHFSTVWLAWDIQVKRFVAMKVVKSAEHYTETALDEIKLLRSVRNSDTNDPNREMVVQLLDDFKISGVNGTHVCMVFEVLGHHLLKWIIKSNYQGLPLACVKSIIRQVLQGLDYLHTKCHIIHTDIKPENILMSVDEPYVRRLAAEATEWQKAGAPPPSGSAISTAPVPKQTVKMSKNKKKKLKKKQKRQAELLEKCIMDLEEMEKTTELREDDEDEDDPQTEKGRACAPLRQVSFAEIGNEETDGSTLNADHTRVGPEELSEMNCNGHVEESDFQHSDEDQHNGNAECTEQCGSPEDQHVESPLHSMYNGVESTDFNEVYTETKGTGARSRGVTEKRFSAGLEDGELEQGILEEDGEDGSNCPYRNQEDARNGKLTAGSLLVNPLEPLNAEKIKVKIADLGNACWVHKHFTEDIQTRQYRSLEVLIGSGYSTPADIWSTACMAFELATGDYLFEPHSGEDYSRDEDHIALIIELLGSVPRKLIMSGKYSKDFFTKKGDLKHITKLKPWGLLEVLIDKYEWPREEAECFTDFLLPMLELIPEKRATAAECLRHPWLAL; via the exons ATGGAGAGGAAAG TGCTGGCACTGCAGGCGAGGAAGAAGAGGGTGAAAGCaaagaaaaccaacaaaaa GCAGCCAGCCAATCCCAGAGCTCGACAGCAACCTCAGGCTGAAGCCTCCCCTCAGGAACCTGAGGAACCTGAAGAGATCCTTGGCTCTGATGATGAAGAGCAGGAGGACCCCAATGACTACTGCAAAG GTGGCTACCACCATGTGAAAGTAGGAGACCTTTATAATGGAAAATACCATGTAATTCGGAAGCTCGGCTGGGGACACTTCTCCACCGTGTGGCTCGCCTGGGATATTCA GGTAAAGAGGTTTGTTGCAATGAAGGTGGTGAAGAGCGCAGAGCACTACACAGAAACAGCACTGGATGAGATAAAACTGCTCAGATCT GTAAGAAACTCTGACACGAATGATCCCAACCGAGAGATGGTAGTCCAGCTTTTAGATGACTTCAAGATCTCTGGCGTCAATGGAACTC ACGTCTGCATGGTGTTTGAGGTGTTAGGACATCACTTATTGAAATGGATAATAAAATCAAACTACCAAGGACTGCCCCTGGCTTGTGTGAAGAGCATCATACGACAG gttctCCAAGGTCTGGACTACCTGCACACAAAGTGTCATATCATCCACACAGACATCAAGCCGGAGAACATCCTGATGAGTGTAGATGAGCCTTACGTACGGAGGCTTGCAGCTGAAGCCACAGAGTGGCAGAAGGCTGGGGCGCCTCCTCCCTCTGGTTCAGCGA TAAGCACAGCGCCAGTTCCAAAACAG ACAGTAAAAATGTCcaagaacaagaagaagaagttaaaaaagaagcagaagcgGCAGGCGGAGCTGCTGGAGAAGTGCATCATGGACCTTGAGGAAATGGAAAAGACCACAGAGTTACgagaggatgatgaagatgaagacgACCCACAGACTGAAAAGGGACGAGCCTGTGCGCCTCTCAGACAGGTGTCTTTTGCAGAGATAGGAAACGAGGAAACAGATG GGAGCACTTTGAATGCAGATCACACGAGGGTGGGACCAGAGGAACTGTCTGAAATGAACTGTAATGGCCATGTGGAGGAGAGTGACTTTCAGCATAGCGATGAAGACCAACACAATGGCAATGCAGAGTGCACAGAACAATGTGGCTCTCCAGAGGATCAACACGTGGAGTCTCCTCTCCACTCCATGTACAACGGTGTTGAGTCTACAGATTTCAATGAGGTGTACACAGAGACTAAAGGAACTGGGGCTCGTAGCCGTGGAGTTACTGAGAAACGCTTTTCTGCTGGGCTGGAGGACGGAGAGCTGGAACAAGGCATTTTAGAAGAAGATGGAGAGGATGGGTCCAACTGTCCCTATAGAAACCAGGAAGATGCAAGAAATG GCAAGCTGACAGCAGGATCCCTGCTAGTTAACCCACTTGAGCCACTCAATGCAGAAAAGATCAAGGTCAAGATTGCAGATTTGGGAAATGCCTGCTGGGTG CACAAGCACTTTACCGAAGACATCCAGACACGACAGTACCGGTCTTTAGAAGTACTTATTGGTTCTGGATACAGCACACCAGCTGATATTTGGAGCACAGCCTGTATG GCCTTTGAGCTTGCCACAGGGGACTACTTGTTTGAACCACATTCTGGGGAAGATTATTCCAGAGATGAAG ACCATATAGCACTGATCATTGAGCTGCTGGGGAGTGTCCCACGCAAACTCATAATGTCCGGCAAATATTCCAAGGATTTTTTCACCAAGAAAG GTGATTTGAAACACATCACTAAGTTGAAGCCGTGGGGACTGCTGGAGGTGCTGATTGACAAATACGAGTGGCCCCGCGAAGAAGCAGAGTGCTTCACTGACTTCCTTCTTCCCATGCTGGAGCTTATTCCAGAGAAAAGAGCCACGGCCGCAGAGTGCTTGCGCCACCCCTGGCTCGCCCTCTAG
- the srpk1a gene encoding SRSF protein kinase 1a isoform X2: MERKVLALQARKKRVKAKKTNKKQPANPRARQQPQAEASPQEPEEPEEILGSDDEEQEDPNDYCKGGYHHVKVGDLYNGKYHVIRKLGWGHFSTVWLAWDIQVKRFVAMKVVKSAEHYTETALDEIKLLRSVRNSDTNDPNREMVVQLLDDFKISGVNGTHVCMVFEVLGHHLLKWIIKSNYQGLPLACVKSIIRQVLQGLDYLHTKCHIIHTDIKPENILMSVDEPYVRRLAAEATEWQKAGAPPPSGSAISTAPVPKQTVKMSKNKKKKLKKKQKRQAELLEKCIMDLEEMEKTTELREDDEDEDDPQTEKGRACAPLRQVSFAEIGNEETDGSTLNADHTRVGPEELSEMNCNGHVEESDFQHSDEDQHNGNAECTEQCGSPEDQHVESPLHSMYNGVESTDFNEVYTETKGTGARSRGVTEKRFSAGLEDGELEQGILEEDGEDGSNCPYRNQEDARNGKLTAGSLLVNPLEPLNAEKIKVKIADLGNACWVHKHFTEDIQTRQYRSLEVLIGSGYSTPADIWSTACMAFELATGDYLFEPHSGEDYSRDEDHLALMIELLGKIPRHYALSGKYSQEYFTKRGDLKHITKLKPWGLLEVLIDKYEWPREEAECFTDFLLPMLELIPEKRATAAECLRHPWLAL, from the exons ATGGAGAGGAAAG TGCTGGCACTGCAGGCGAGGAAGAAGAGGGTGAAAGCaaagaaaaccaacaaaaa GCAGCCAGCCAATCCCAGAGCTCGACAGCAACCTCAGGCTGAAGCCTCCCCTCAGGAACCTGAGGAACCTGAAGAGATCCTTGGCTCTGATGATGAAGAGCAGGAGGACCCCAATGACTACTGCAAAG GTGGCTACCACCATGTGAAAGTAGGAGACCTTTATAATGGAAAATACCATGTAATTCGGAAGCTCGGCTGGGGACACTTCTCCACCGTGTGGCTCGCCTGGGATATTCA GGTAAAGAGGTTTGTTGCAATGAAGGTGGTGAAGAGCGCAGAGCACTACACAGAAACAGCACTGGATGAGATAAAACTGCTCAGATCT GTAAGAAACTCTGACACGAATGATCCCAACCGAGAGATGGTAGTCCAGCTTTTAGATGACTTCAAGATCTCTGGCGTCAATGGAACTC ACGTCTGCATGGTGTTTGAGGTGTTAGGACATCACTTATTGAAATGGATAATAAAATCAAACTACCAAGGACTGCCCCTGGCTTGTGTGAAGAGCATCATACGACAG gttctCCAAGGTCTGGACTACCTGCACACAAAGTGTCATATCATCCACACAGACATCAAGCCGGAGAACATCCTGATGAGTGTAGATGAGCCTTACGTACGGAGGCTTGCAGCTGAAGCCACAGAGTGGCAGAAGGCTGGGGCGCCTCCTCCCTCTGGTTCAGCGA TAAGCACAGCGCCAGTTCCAAAACAG ACAGTAAAAATGTCcaagaacaagaagaagaagttaaaaaagaagcagaagcgGCAGGCGGAGCTGCTGGAGAAGTGCATCATGGACCTTGAGGAAATGGAAAAGACCACAGAGTTACgagaggatgatgaagatgaagacgACCCACAGACTGAAAAGGGACGAGCCTGTGCGCCTCTCAGACAGGTGTCTTTTGCAGAGATAGGAAACGAGGAAACAGATG GGAGCACTTTGAATGCAGATCACACGAGGGTGGGACCAGAGGAACTGTCTGAAATGAACTGTAATGGCCATGTGGAGGAGAGTGACTTTCAGCATAGCGATGAAGACCAACACAATGGCAATGCAGAGTGCACAGAACAATGTGGCTCTCCAGAGGATCAACACGTGGAGTCTCCTCTCCACTCCATGTACAACGGTGTTGAGTCTACAGATTTCAATGAGGTGTACACAGAGACTAAAGGAACTGGGGCTCGTAGCCGTGGAGTTACTGAGAAACGCTTTTCTGCTGGGCTGGAGGACGGAGAGCTGGAACAAGGCATTTTAGAAGAAGATGGAGAGGATGGGTCCAACTGTCCCTATAGAAACCAGGAAGATGCAAGAAATG GCAAGCTGACAGCAGGATCCCTGCTAGTTAACCCACTTGAGCCACTCAATGCAGAAAAGATCAAGGTCAAGATTGCAGATTTGGGAAATGCCTGCTGGGTG CACAAGCACTTTACCGAAGACATCCAGACACGACAGTACCGGTCTTTAGAAGTACTTATTGGTTCTGGATACAGCACACCAGCTGATATTTGGAGCACAGCCTGTATG GCCTTTGAGCTTGCCACAGGGGACTACTTGTTTGAACCACATTCTGGGGAAGATTATTCCAGAGATGAAG accATCTTGCTCTCATGATTGAGTTGCTCGGTAAAATCCCCCGACACTATGCTCTGAGTGGAAAATACTCACAGGAATACTTCACCAAGAGAG GTGATTTGAAACACATCACTAAGTTGAAGCCGTGGGGACTGCTGGAGGTGCTGATTGACAAATACGAGTGGCCCCGCGAAGAAGCAGAGTGCTTCACTGACTTCCTTCTTCCCATGCTGGAGCTTATTCCAGAGAAAAGAGCCACGGCCGCAGAGTGCTTGCGCCACCCCTGGCTCGCCCTCTAG
- the lhfpl5b gene encoding LHFPL tetraspan subfamily member 5b, with product MDLLPAQEAAKIYHTNYVRNSRAIGVMWAVFTICFVIITVVVFIQPYWIGDSVNTPQAGYFGLFHYCIGNALTSELVCKGSMLDFASIPSPAFKTAMFFVGTSMLLIVGTMVGISLFFFCNAGNVYRICAWMQLASGVLMVMGCMIYPDGWDSPEVKRMCGQKTDKYTLGNCTVRWAYILAIISILDAVLLALLSFTLGNRQDKLLPDDFELEGAENP from the exons ATGGACCTCCTTCCAGCGCAGGAAGCTGCCAAAATCTACCACACCAACTATGTGAGGAACTCACGAGCCATCGGCGTCATGTGGGCCGTGTTTACCATCTGCTTCGTCATCATCACCGTGGTGGTCTTCATTCAGCCCTACTGGATCGGGGACAGCGTCAACACCCCGCAGGCCGGCTATTTCGGCCTCTTTCACTACTGCATCGGCAACGCGCTGACCTCGGAGCTCGTCTGCAAGGGCAGCATGCTGGACTTCGCTTCCATCCCCTCACCGGCCTTCAAGACTGCCATGTTCTTCGTTGGGACTTCCATGCTGCTGATTGTAGGCACCATGGTCGGCATCAGTTTGTTCTTCTTCTGCAACGCAGGAAACGTCTACAGGATCTGTGCATGGATGCAGCTGGCCTCAG gtgtgttgatggtgatgggctGCATGATCTACCCAGATGGTTGGGACTCTCCAGAGGTGAAGAGGATGTGCGGCCAGAAGACAGATAAGTACACGCTGGGAAACTGTACGGTGCGCTGGGCCTACATCCTGGCCATCATCAGCATTCTGGACGCCGTGCTCCTGGCATTGCTGTCCTTCACACTCGGCAACCGGCAGGACAAACTTCTGCCAGATGACTTTGAGCTGGAGGGAGCAG AAAACCCCTGA